One segment of Herbaspirillum hiltneri N3 DNA contains the following:
- a CDS encoding efflux transporter outer membrane subunit: MMTYAKHNLTRILMLTPLTLALAACSVGPDYVRPQAAAVPAAFKEMKDWKPAQPSELAMNGKWWEMFGDPQLNALVEQIDISNQNLAQSEANFRKAMALVQAARADYSPTLSADASRTRSRSATGSGSSGSSSGSSVRDNYSFSLNADWEIDVWGRVRRNVESNEASAQASAADLAATRLSAQAQLAQNYLQLRVLDAQQQLLDDTVAAYQRSYQLTLNQYNAGVVAKSDVIQAQTQLKSAQAQALDNGVQRAQLEHAIALLVGQPASTFSITPSPLTAAAPPIPVALPSMLLERRPDVAGAERRVAAANAQIGVAQAAYYPSLSLSASGGFQTSNGLANWFTMPSRVWSLGPQLSQLIFDGGARRSVTDQAIASYDGVAAAYKQTVLTAFQEVEDNLAALRILEQEAVVQNEALQSARQAVTLVTNQYKAGTVNYTSVITAQATALTSERTALDILYRRMAASVLLTKALGGGWSEQNIADLGALASQSENSKKK, from the coding sequence ATGATGACCTACGCAAAACACAACTTGACGCGCATCCTGATGCTGACGCCGCTGACTCTGGCCCTGGCGGCTTGCTCGGTCGGCCCCGACTACGTCCGTCCGCAGGCCGCGGCGGTCCCGGCCGCCTTCAAGGAAATGAAAGACTGGAAACCGGCCCAGCCCAGCGAATTGGCCATGAACGGCAAGTGGTGGGAAATGTTCGGCGATCCGCAGCTCAATGCGCTGGTGGAGCAGATCGATATTTCCAACCAGAACCTGGCGCAGTCGGAAGCCAATTTCCGCAAAGCCATGGCGCTGGTGCAGGCCGCACGCGCCGACTATTCGCCGACGCTGTCGGCGGATGCGTCGCGCACGCGTTCGCGCTCTGCAACGGGTAGCGGCAGCAGCGGCAGCAGTTCCGGTTCATCGGTGCGCGACAACTATTCCTTCTCGCTCAACGCCGACTGGGAAATCGACGTCTGGGGCCGTGTGCGCCGCAACGTCGAATCGAACGAAGCCAGCGCCCAGGCCAGCGCCGCCGACCTCGCGGCGACCCGGCTGAGCGCGCAGGCGCAACTGGCGCAGAACTATCTGCAACTGCGCGTGCTCGATGCGCAACAGCAGCTGCTGGACGACACCGTCGCTGCATACCAGCGTTCGTATCAGCTGACGCTGAATCAATACAACGCCGGCGTGGTAGCGAAGTCCGATGTCATCCAGGCGCAGACGCAATTGAAATCGGCCCAGGCGCAGGCGCTCGACAATGGCGTACAGCGCGCGCAACTGGAGCATGCGATTGCCTTGCTGGTCGGCCAGCCGGCCTCGACCTTCTCGATCACGCCGTCGCCATTGACCGCTGCGGCGCCGCCGATTCCCGTCGCCTTGCCGTCGATGCTGCTGGAACGCCGTCCCGACGTTGCCGGCGCCGAACGCCGCGTCGCCGCCGCCAATGCCCAGATCGGCGTGGCGCAGGCGGCGTATTATCCGAGCCTGTCGCTGTCGGCATCGGGCGGATTCCAGACTTCCAACGGCCTGGCCAACTGGTTCACGATGCCCAGCCGGGTGTGGTCGCTGGGGCCGCAACTGAGCCAGTTGATTTTCGACGGCGGCGCGCGCCGCTCGGTCACCGACCAGGCGATCGCCAGCTATGACGGCGTGGCGGCGGCGTACAAGCAGACCGTGCTGACCGCTTTCCAGGAAGTGGAAGACAACCTCGCCGCGTTGCGCATCCTCGAGCAGGAAGCCGTGGTGCAGAACGAAGCGCTGCAATCGGCGCGCCAGGCCGTGACGCTGGTCACCAACCAGTACAAGGCCGGCACCGTCAACTACACCAGCGTGATCACGGCGCAAGCCACCGCACTGACCAGCGAACGCACCGCGCTGGATATCCTCTATCGCCGCATGGCCGCCAGCGTGCTGCTGACCAAGGCACTGGGCGGCGGCTGGAGCGAGCAGAACATCGCCGACCTGGGCGCGTTGGCGAGCCAGTCGGAGAACAGCAAAAAGAAATAG